One stretch of Zonotrichia leucophrys gambelii isolate GWCS_2022_RI chromosome 13, RI_Zleu_2.0, whole genome shotgun sequence DNA includes these proteins:
- the ZCCHC10 gene encoding zinc finger CCHC domain-containing protein 10 — translation MATPMHRLIARRQAEANKQHVRCQKCLEFGHWTYECKGKRKYLHRPSRTAQLAKILKEKEKQLLLQQSAGESAAEKKTKKKRSKSVTSSSSSSSDSSASDSSSDSEDSSSSSSSSSDSDSEDSNSSSSSSPSSSSSSSSSDFESDSSSSSSSSSSSTDSSSEDEPPKKKKKK, via the exons ATGGCGACGCCCATGCACCGGCTGATTGCCCGCAGACAGGC GGAGGCCAACAAGCAGCATGTGAGGTGTCAGAAGTGTTTAGAGTTTGGCCACTGGACATATGAATgtaaagggaagagaaaataccTGCACAGGCCTTCCAGGACAGCTCAGCTGGCCAAAATCcttaaggagaaagaaaagcaactcctgctgcagcagag CGCTGGAGAAAGTGCTGCAGAAAAGAAGACCAAGAAAAAAAG GTCCAAGAGTGTCACcagttccagcagcagcagcagtgacagctcagCCAGCGACTCCTCCTCCGACAGCGAGgactcctcttcctcctcctcctcctcctcagacaGTGACAGTGAGGACAgcaactcctcctcctcctcctcgccctcctccagcagctcttcctcctcctctgactTCGAGTCAgattccagctcctccagcagcagcagcagcagcagcacagacagcagctccGAGGATGAGCCcccaaagaagaagaagaagaaatag